A single Leptospira barantonii DNA region contains:
- a CDS encoding LIC_12936 family protein, giving the protein MKAKLFYFLIMISALAGISSQEFEPDGKVKILPYEQGQIKDLEILGKDIAEFHKRIESRLAFLNRRKQIQDNLYSQFIPAYEDQIPQSRNRYMLDLRFVLKVSGAKEQSTALKLESIVFWSRKSLISKMRPQYEEISILRNDKPTSETPDSIELVVRKKTDSGTKEVVYNVATIREPAQRVKLVRIYRTNLLEIIRRIDKYVEGNIKTTAEDVETTLSEVENGGPYQENLPKE; this is encoded by the coding sequence ATGAAAGCCAAATTATTTTATTTCCTGATAATGATATCCGCCTTAGCCGGTATTTCGAGCCAAGAGTTTGAACCGGATGGTAAAGTGAAAATCCTACCTTATGAACAGGGACAAATAAAAGACCTGGAAATTTTGGGAAAGGATATCGCGGAGTTTCACAAGCGAATCGAAAGTCGCCTCGCATTTTTAAACCGAAGAAAACAGATCCAAGACAATCTTTACAGTCAGTTTATTCCCGCGTACGAGGATCAAATTCCTCAAAGTAGAAATCGGTACATGCTCGATTTGAGATTCGTTTTGAAAGTTTCCGGCGCGAAGGAACAAAGCACGGCTTTGAAATTGGAATCGATCGTTTTCTGGAGCAGGAAATCATTAATTTCCAAAATGCGTCCTCAGTATGAAGAAATCAGCATTCTTAGAAACGATAAACCTACTTCCGAAACTCCGGATTCCATCGAATTGGTGGTGAGAAAAAAAACGGATTCCGGTACGAAAGAAGTCGTTTATAATGTGGCAACGATCCGTGAACCCGCACAAAGGGTGAAACTTGTCCGAATTTATAGAACCAACCTCCTGGAAATCATCCGTCGAATCGATAAGTATGTGGAAGGAAATATCAAAACCACCGCAGAAGACGTGGAAACCACTCTTAGCGAGGTGGAAAACGGCGGACCTTATCAGGAGAACCTTCCGAAGGAGTAG
- a CDS encoding type I phosphomannose isomerase catalytic subunit, producing MQKVIRFNPIYKDRIWGGRKLGDFPGRKIPDGNIGESWEISDYGEDVSVINNGPLAGKNFRSAYRENTDAILGKPFRDKPFPLLIKIIDAKEKLSVQVHPDDSYAEKYDPKSAGKKEAWTVLQAEPGSKLVCGFLNATNREEFKSLVEQNKAEEVLKQITVKEGDSFLLNPGRIHAIGAGILLMEVQQSSDSTYRVYDYGRPRELHLQKALDVLDYSGPSEKDVMKPESKSWNEGKRFRLTANDKFLMETLEVSGIGKTFQIPNVYSEPVFQILIVLNGKIQVEGEILSQGDTLFLTASGLNEGISAVNLAENTKLSVSGPGSDWAAYKD from the coding sequence ATGCAGAAGGTGATCCGATTTAATCCGATTTATAAGGATAGAATTTGGGGCGGTAGAAAACTCGGAGACTTCCCCGGAAGAAAAATACCGGACGGAAACATCGGAGAATCCTGGGAAATTTCGGATTACGGCGAAGACGTTTCCGTAATCAACAACGGACCTCTCGCGGGAAAAAATTTTCGCTCGGCATATCGGGAAAACACGGACGCGATCCTGGGAAAACCATTCCGAGATAAACCCTTTCCTCTTTTAATCAAGATCATAGACGCCAAGGAAAAACTTTCCGTTCAAGTTCATCCCGACGATTCATACGCCGAAAAATACGATCCGAAGAGCGCGGGAAAAAAAGAAGCATGGACGGTTCTACAGGCGGAACCCGGTTCCAAACTCGTATGCGGTTTTTTGAATGCAACCAACAGGGAAGAATTCAAATCCCTCGTGGAACAAAATAAGGCCGAAGAAGTTTTAAAACAAATCACGGTGAAAGAAGGGGATTCCTTTCTTTTGAATCCGGGAAGAATCCACGCGATCGGCGCGGGAATTCTTCTGATGGAAGTGCAGCAATCCTCGGATTCCACTTACAGGGTTTACGACTACGGGAGACCGAGAGAATTGCATCTTCAAAAAGCGCTCGACGTTTTGGATTATTCCGGACCTTCCGAAAAGGACGTGATGAAACCGGAATCGAAATCCTGGAACGAAGGAAAAAGATTTCGTCTAACGGCAAACGACAAGTTTCTGATGGAAACGCTCGAAGTTTCCGGAATCGGAAAAACATTCCAAATTCCGAATGTATATTCCGAACCGGTGTTTCAGATTCTGATCGTTCTTAACGGAAAGATTCAAGTCGAAGGTGAAATTCTTTCCCAAGGAGACACTCTGTTTTTAACCGCCTCCGGTTTGAACGAAGGAATCTCCGCGGTCAATCTCGCGGAGAATACGAAACTTTCCGTCAGCGGTCCCGGCTCCGATTGGGCCGCGTATAAAGATTAG
- a CDS encoding DnaJ domain-containing protein, giving the protein MNDPGSKNNFPDHYKNLGLSPLASVERVKSRYRELAKIFHPDNRETGSSDLFQKFAQSYQILTHPTRRKEYDLQYLSRHPEILFKFKSAIEGKKDPHSPAKIKQIPASRILYAGQAVELARRGLLRAGMRNKERKKYSGIHYDIRILLTTEELNSPFSAKIPLVVRVLCPDCMGSNVFCDSCGGKGTYKSFRNLNLEAEAGKLLPGKIYELDLSGLKPEGFVHFKKNRLKVKIELLDGGKK; this is encoded by the coding sequence ATGAACGATCCGGGGTCAAAAAATAATTTCCCGGATCATTATAAGAATCTCGGGCTTTCTCCTTTGGCTTCCGTCGAAAGGGTAAAATCACGTTATCGGGAATTGGCGAAGATATTCCATCCCGATAACAGAGAAACCGGTTCCTCCGATCTTTTTCAGAAATTCGCACAATCGTATCAGATTCTCACACACCCGACTCGCAGAAAAGAATACGATCTTCAATATCTTTCCAGACATCCCGAAATTCTTTTTAAGTTCAAGTCCGCGATCGAAGGGAAAAAAGATCCGCATTCTCCCGCAAAAATAAAACAGATCCCGGCTTCTCGGATTTTATACGCGGGTCAGGCGGTGGAACTCGCAAGACGCGGATTGCTGCGCGCGGGGATGCGAAATAAAGAACGCAAAAAATATTCCGGCATTCATTACGATATTAGAATTCTATTAACTACGGAAGAATTAAATTCTCCCTTTTCCGCGAAAATTCCGCTGGTGGTTCGGGTTCTTTGTCCGGATTGTATGGGTTCGAACGTGTTCTGCGATTCCTGTGGCGGAAAAGGGACGTATAAAAGTTTTAGAAATCTCAACCTCGAAGCGGAAGCGGGAAAACTTCTTCCCGGAAAAATTTACGAGCTGGATCTTTCCGGACTCAAACCCGAAGGATTCGTTCATTTTAAGAAAAACCGTCTCAAAGTAAAAATTGAACTTCTGGACGGAGGGAAAAAATAG
- a CDS encoding HNH endonuclease: MEPEEEPIVWISEEELAKQRRIAKDLKKTPWWKKKKGAGICHYCGKKFLPEELTMDHLIPLAKGGKSIKANLVPACKECNFAKKNKLPFEFDSETEGSGS; this comes from the coding sequence ATGGAACCCGAAGAAGAACCGATCGTCTGGATCAGCGAGGAAGAGCTCGCAAAACAAAGAAGGATCGCAAAGGATCTCAAAAAAACTCCGTGGTGGAAAAAGAAAAAGGGTGCGGGCATCTGCCACTACTGCGGTAAAAAATTCTTACCCGAAGAATTGACGATGGATCATCTCATTCCTCTCGCAAAGGGAGGAAAGTCCATCAAGGCCAACCTAGTTCCAGCATGCAAAGAATGTAATTTTGCAAAAAAGAATAAACTTCCGTTCGAGTTCGATTCGGAAACGGAAGGAAGCGGATCGTGA